From Zingiber officinale cultivar Zhangliang chromosome 5B, Zo_v1.1, whole genome shotgun sequence, the proteins below share one genomic window:
- the LOC121987890 gene encoding uncharacterized protein LOC121987890 produces the protein MDELDLSLALLSSESDMVSRKKRKQIALQEVMAHPAAIDLLRLNDPLPLDWEQCLDLQSGRMYYLNRQKLKRSWSRPKEQKLELDLNVTEKVSATQDDDSSAGNYNMVAVVCVHCHLLVMICRSSPCCPNCKRINNSQSTASQSGRLAAPAKTLKTLSLLH, from the exons ATGGATGAGCTAGACCTTTCTCTCGCCCTGTTAAGCAGTGAGTCTGATATGGTttcgaggaagaagaggaagcaaaTAGCACTTCAGGAGGTCATGGCTCATCCTGCTGCCATCGACCTGCTCCGCCTCAATGACCCTCTGCCGCTTGATTGGGAGCAATGCCTAGACCTACAA tCTGGAAGAATGTATTACTTGAACAGGCAGAAGCTGAAGAGGAGCTGGAGCAGGCCCAAGGAGCAAAAGCTCGAGCTAGACCTCAACGTCACAGAGAAGGTATCAGCAACACAAGATGATGATTCATCTGCAGGGAATTACAACATGGTTGCAGTTGTTTGCGTACACTGCCATCTCCTGGTCATGATCTGCAGGTCTTCTCCTTGCTGTCCCAATTGCAAGCGCATCAATAATTCCCAGAGCACTGCAAGCCAAAGCGGTCGTCTCGCTGCTCCTGCCAAGACCTTGAAAACCCTGAGCCTTCTCCATTAG